ATGGCCAAGCCTTGTTAGCAACCTTGCGCTCGTTGGCTCCACAAGGTCGCAGCGACCCAACGATTGTGCTGCTTACGCCTGGGGTGTTTAATTCGGCCTACTACGAACACACCTTTTTGGCTCGCCAGATGGGGGTTGAACTGGTCGAAGGCCGCGATTTAATTGTTCACGATAATGTGGTGTATATGCGCACGACTGCTGGTTTGCGCCGCGTTGATGTGATTTATCGGCGAGTCGATGATGAATTTATCGATCCTTTGGCATTTCGGCCTGATTCGGTGTTGGGCGTGGCAGGCTTGTTGAATGCCTATCGCGCTGGCAATGTGGCTTTGGCCAATGCCTTGGGCACAGGCGTAGCCGATGATAAAGCGATTTATGCCTATGTGCCAGCGATGATCAAGTTTTATCTTGATGAAGACCCGATTTTGCCCAATGTTGAAACCTTTTTGCTCAGCGATGATCGTCAACGCCAGCATGTGTTGAATAATTTGGATTCGTTGGTGGTAAAGGCGGTTGGCGAATCGGGCGGCTACGATATGCTGATTGGCCCGCATAGCACGCTGGAGCAACGCGCCCAGTTTCGCGACCGCATTATTGCCAACCCACGCAACTACATCGCCCAACCAACGCTTGCGCTTTCCAAAGCTCCCTGTTTTATTGATGGCAAACTCGAATCGCGCCACGTCGATTTGCGGCCCTACATTTTATTTGGCGATCAAATTAGCATTGTGCCTGGCGGCCTGACGCGGGTAGCCTTGCGGCGTGGCTCGTTGGTAGTCAATTCATCGCAAGGCGGTGGCAGTAAAGATACGTGGGTTCTTTATTAGGGGCTAGGGATTAGGGATCAGGGGCTAGGAGAGTAAGAGCATAGAACATAGGAGTTGGGGAGTTGGAGATCGGGGATCACGATGCCCTCACCCCCTTGCCCCCTCGCCCGCACGCGAGGCGAAGGGGAACCGCTCTAGCAGTGCTCCCCTCGCCCGCCACAGTGGGAGAGGGGCTGGGGGTGAGGGCATCCATGGATCATCATTAAAAATCGGGGGCTGCTGATGTTATCGCGGGTTGCTGATAGTTTATATTGGATTGGCCGCTACCTTGAGCGAACCGAGCATACTGCCCGTTTGCTTGACGTGAATTTAGCCTTGATGCTTGACCAAACGCCTGCTGCTGCCGAGCGCCGTTGGGAGCGCATGCAAACATTCCTGGCATGGAATTACGAGGGTGTGCCCCAAACCTATGCTTTGGTGCAAGCCTTGACCTTTGATGTGAGCAATGCCAGCTCGTTGGTAAGTTGCATTGGCGCTGCTCGTGAGAATGCCCGCCAAGTGCGCGAACAAATCAGCTCGGAAATGTGGGAACAACTCAATCGGGTCTATTTGCAGGTCAAGCGCACAACGATGGATCAAATGTGGCACGAGCCGCATGAATTTCTGCATAATGTGTTGAAAGAGGGCATTCATCTCTTTCAAGGCATTACAACTGCCACATTGAGCCATGGTGAATGCTGGCACTGGCTGCGTTTAGGCCAATTTATGGAGCGAGCTATGGCCACGGCGATTTTGCTCGATGTGCATTTTGCCGAAACTGGCAGCACACCCGATGATCAAACCAATTATTTAGATTGGGTTGGGTTGCTAAAGTCCTGTACATCGTTCGAGGCCTATTGTAATGTATATACTGCTGA
This region of Herpetosiphon gulosus genomic DNA includes:
- a CDS encoding circularly permuted type 2 ATP-grasp protein — encoded protein: MPDVAPFRQYQLETAYDELFLGPNTPRPHYRLLSERLRELPPDELARRQQAADLAFLNQGITFTVYGRDEGTERIFPYDLLPRLLTAKEWDTIERGLAQRVTALNLFLRDIYHEETILRAGVVPRELVYSCRHFSRQMRGVSVPRDRYVSIVGTDLIRLPSGQFAVLEDNLRVPSGVSYMLANRLVMKRVFPQLFSSYGVRSIDHYGQALLATLRSLAPQGRSDPTIVLLTPGVFNSAYYEHTFLARQMGVELVEGRDLIVHDNVVYMRTTAGLRRVDVIYRRVDDEFIDPLAFRPDSVLGVAGLLNAYRAGNVALANALGTGVADDKAIYAYVPAMIKFYLDEDPILPNVETFLLSDDRQRQHVLNNLDSLVVKAVGESGGYDMLIGPHSTLEQRAQFRDRIIANPRNYIAQPTLALSKAPCFIDGKLESRHVDLRPYILFGDQISIVPGGLTRVALRRGSLVVNSSQGGGSKDTWVLY
- a CDS encoding alpha-E domain-containing protein, whose product is MLSRVADSLYWIGRYLERTEHTARLLDVNLALMLDQTPAAAERRWERMQTFLAWNYEGVPQTYALVQALTFDVSNASSLVSCIGAARENARQVREQISSEMWEQLNRVYLQVKRTTMDQMWHEPHEFLHNVLKEGIHLFQGITTATLSHGECWHWLRLGQFMERAMATAILLDVHFAETGSTPDDQTNYLDWVGLLKSCTSFEAYCNVYTADIRPERIAEFLLLNAESPRSVRFAADQVAASIQAIASNTLGRRGDRVKRLAGRLQASLDYGQVDEIMADGLSGYLATIQQQCQQIHTNVYQTFISYPVETALV